ATTGGTAGATTCATTGAACTCTTCTGCAATGCCACGCAAATAGCCCTTGTTGGTCGAGCTTACAAAAAAACTTGATCAACAATTTTAAACGCGTCTTTGAGGTTATCAATGAATCCAGCATATAAAATAGAAAGTGAGCAACAAAAGTACTCAACATTATTTGCAAAGCAAAATTAATTCTATGTTAAATGGATTAGTAGAAAGTATATAGTATTTAGTATTTAGATGCCCTTAAATTAGCCCGCCTTCACGCCATGGTTGGTGTCCCCACCAACCATCTTCAGCAATTGCTAGCGCAAGTCTCTGACTTGTGCTTCAATTACTCAGCGACCGACTCGTGCTGTCAACATCCATCTTTTCTTAAGCCTTTGCTTCGCTTTTTTTACTCCTTCTAAGGAAATACCCAATAGATCACCAACACTGCGGTTTGTTAAACCCAACTTCATTAAGGCAAGCAGCCTTAAGTCATATTCCGTAAGTTTTGGCACGGATTCTTTCTCATTATCAAGATAGCCTGGGTAAACGCGGTCAAAGATATTCTTGAACTTGATCCATCGTTCATCGGTCATCAACTGGTTCTCCAGCATTTGTTGAGGCTATCGTTGAATTTTTCCTGTCGATCTGGAAAATGATCGAGATTATGGATTACCTCATTGCGCAATCTCTGGATCGTAAGGTCATTCTGCTTGATGGTTGCAGTAAATTCCTGCAAGGAATTATTGGAGCACAATCAACTCTTGATCCACCAATTGCTTCTCATAAGACAATTGCAGCTGTTCCTTTTCAAGTTCTGTATTTTTAAAGAGTATTTATTCTTGGACCGGTTGACAAGGAGAAGGATAATCACAAACAGAAGCACAAAGAACACTACGACATAAAAATATGTCTGATTGATCTGTTTTCTTTTGAGCTCAGCGTTCTCCAGGTTCTGTTGATATTTCTCTGCTTCCCATTGCCAGGAGACTTTCTGGAACTTCTCCTGATCTCGAATATTGTCCAGGCTGTCCTTTAAGTGGAGGTAGGTATTTAGATATTTCAGTTCTTCTGCTTGGTTTCCGCTGCCATGTGCGATTTCGGCCAAAACCTTATAAGCGTCAGTTTTGTAAAGTAAAAAAATAAGGCTTGTCGCTCATTCCTTTTTGGGCTTCATGCACATGTTTTCTTGCAGAATCCCAATCCTTGAGCTTCACATACATGGATGCCAGAATAAGGTTAGCACGCATGGCGTCTAAAGGTTCATTGAATTTATTGGAATATTCAATATTCTTCTTCACAAGTGCGATGGCCTTGTTGTAATTGCCTTTTTCCCACTCCCTATCCGACAGGTTACCCGATACAATCCCGATCCAAACGGAATCCTTGGCTTGTTCGGCAATATCCAGGGCTTGTTCAAAATAACGAAAAGCTTCGTCTTTTGCTGAGTCCCTCAGATTATAAACGGCTATGGCATTGACCATATCAATTCTGTTACGGCTCAGAGGCTCTGAATATGGCAATGCTGATTTGAGGTAATCAGATGCTTTTTTCTGGTCTCCGATAAAACTGTAGAAGCTTGCAATTAAAGCCATAATGAAGGGTAATCCTGGGGATTTCATCTGGATCGATCTTATCCTTGAGATCATTGGCTTTC
The Sphingobacterium daejeonense genome window above contains:
- a CDS encoding helix-turn-helix transcriptional regulator, which encodes MLENQLMTDERWIKFKNIFDRVYPGYLDNEKESVPKLTEYDLRLLALMKLGLTNRSVGDLLGISLEGVKKAKQRLKKRWMLTARVGR
- a CDS encoding tetratricopeptide repeat protein; translation: MALIASFYSFIGDQKKASDYLKSALPYSEPLSRNRIDMVNAIAVYNLRDSAKDEAFRYFEQALDIAEQAKDSVWIGIVSGNLSDREWEKGNYNKAIALVKKNIEYSNKFNEPLDAMRANLILASMYVKLKDWDSARKHVHEAQKGMSDKPYFFTLQN